CACCGGTGGCATGGGACAGCTTCGTCGTGCCGCTCGATGACGCCACCGAGCGCCTGGCGCGTGCGTGGAACCAGGTGACCCACTTGGAGGCCGTGGTGAACACGCCGGCGCTGCGTGGCGCCTACAACGCGCTGCTGCCGAAGGTGACGCGCTTCTGGAGCGCGGTGGGGCAGAATCTGGCGCTGTATCGCCAGTACCGCGCGCTGTCCGATGCGCCCGAGGCCGCGCAGTACGACGATGCGCGCCGCAAGGTGCTGGAGAATGCGCTGCGCGATTTCCGCCTCGGCGGCGCGGAACTGCCGGAGGCGCAGAAGGTGCGCTTCGGCGAAGTGAAAGAGGAACTCGCGAGCCTGTCGGCGAAATTCTCCCAGAACGTGCTCGATGCCACCGACGAGTACGAATTCTGGATCAAGGACAAACAACATCTCGGCGGCTTGCCGGCCGACGTGGTGTCCGCCGCGCGCGCCGCGGCCAAGGCCGACGATGAGCCGGGCTGGAAGTTCACCCTGCAGATGCCGTGCTACCTGCCGGTGCAGACGTACGCCGACGACCGCGCGTTGCGCGAGACGCTGTACCACGCCAACGCGGTGCGCGCGTCCGAACTGGCCGACAACGAAGCGCTCGACAACTCCACGCTGATCGACCGCATCCTCGCGCTGCGCGGTGAACTCGCGGCGCTGTTGGGTTTCCCCAGCTACGCGGCGTATTCGCTGGCGACCAAGATGGCCGACACGCCGGATGAGGTCCTGCATTTCCTCCGTGACCTGGCCGCACGCGCGAAGCCGCATGCGCAGCGCGACCGCGCCGAGCTGGAAGCCTTCGCGCACGAGCATCTGGGCCTCGAGGCCGTCGAAGCCTGGGACCTGGCCTATGCGAGCGAGAAGCTCAAGCAGGCGCGCTACAGCTTCTCCGCGCTGGAGGTGAAGCAGTATTTCACCGAGCCGGCGGTGCTGGCTGGCCTGTTCGGCGTCATCGGCGATCTGTATGGCCTGCGGGTTGAGCAGGACACTGCGCCGACCTGGCACCCCGATGTGCGCTTCTACCGGCTGGTGGATGGCGAAGGGGCCCTCGTCGGCCAGTTCTATCTCGACCTGTACGCGCGCGAAGGCAAGCGCGGTGGTGCGTGGATGGACGATTGCCGCAACCGCCGCGCGACGGCGCGCGGCGCGCAGACGCCGCTGGTCTACCTGGTCTGCAACTTCGGCAAGGGCGTGGATGGCAAGCCGGCCACCTTCAGCCACAACGACGTCACCACGCTGTTCCACGAGATGGGCCACGGCCTGCACCAGCTGCTCACCCAGGTCGGCGAACTCGGTGTGGCCGGCATCAATGGGGTCGAGTGGGATGCGGTGGAACTGCCCAGCCAGTTCATGGAGAACTTCTGCTGGGAGTGGGCGCGCGTGCAGGCGATGACCGCGCACGTGGACAGCGGCGAGCCGCTGCCGCGCGCGCTGTTCGACAAGATGGTCGCGGCGAAGAACTTCCAGAGCGGCATGGCGACGGTCCGGCAGCTGGAGTTCGGTCTGTTCGACATGCAGCTGCACAGCGGCTTCGACGCCGCCGGCGACACGGTGCTCGCGCTGCTGGACCGCGTACGCGCCGAGGTGGCGGTGAACCTGCCGCCCGAGTGGAACCGCTTCCCCCACCAGTTCAGCCACATCTTCGCGGGCGGCTACGGGGCCGGTTACTACAGCTACAAGTGGGCCGAGGTGCTCAGCGCGGATGCCTACGAGGCCTTCGAGGAGGCGCCCGACAAGGTGGCCGAGACCGGCGCGCGGTTCCGCCACGAAATCCTGGCCCGGGGCGGCAGCCGTGGCGCGGCCGAGAATTTCCGGGCCTTCCGCGGTCGTGCGCCCCGCATCGACGCGCTCCTGCGCCATGCCGGCATGGCCGGATGAGGTCCGCGGCGACCGCGCCGGGGCCGGCATTCCGGGTCCCGGCGGCGGGTTTGACCGTGACTGTAAACGTTTTCATAATGGCTTCCCCGTAACACCCGCGTTCCCGGGAGGACCGCTTACATGCCGCATCAGCGCAGGATCGAGGGACTGATCGCCGAGATGACGCTGGAGGAGAAGATCGGCCAGCTCGGCGCCTTCGCCGATGCGCTGCGGCCGTTCGCCTTCGAGGTCAATCCGGAGACCTTCGCGCGCGATGCCGAGCAGGTCCGCCAGCAGATCCGCGCCGGTCGCGTCGGCGCGCTGTTCAACGGCGTGGGCGCGGCGGAAGGCCGCGAGGCGCAGCGCATCGCGGTGGAGGAAAGCCGCCTGGGCATTCCGCTGCTGCTCGGCGCGGACGTCATCCACGGCATGCGCACGGTGTTCCCGATTCCGCTGGGCGAAGCCGCCAGCTTCGAACCCGACCTCGCCGAGCGCACCGCGCGTGCCACCGCGAAGGAGGCCACGGCCGCCGGCATCCACTGGACGTTCGCGCCGATGGTGGACATCGCG
This genomic stretch from Pseudoxanthomonas sp. CF385 harbors:
- a CDS encoding M3 family metallopeptidase; the encoded protein is MTNPLLDFSGLPRFDEIRAEHIAPAIDELLAEAEAAVAAAEAVTPVAWDSFVVPLDDATERLARAWNQVTHLEAVVNTPALRGAYNALLPKVTRFWSAVGQNLALYRQYRALSDAPEAAQYDDARRKVLENALRDFRLGGAELPEAQKVRFGEVKEELASLSAKFSQNVLDATDEYEFWIKDKQHLGGLPADVVSAARAAAKADDEPGWKFTLQMPCYLPVQTYADDRALRETLYHANAVRASELADNEALDNSTLIDRILALRGELAALLGFPSYAAYSLATKMADTPDEVLHFLRDLAARAKPHAQRDRAELEAFAHEHLGLEAVEAWDLAYASEKLKQARYSFSALEVKQYFTEPAVLAGLFGVIGDLYGLRVEQDTAPTWHPDVRFYRLVDGEGALVGQFYLDLYAREGKRGGAWMDDCRNRRATARGAQTPLVYLVCNFGKGVDGKPATFSHNDVTTLFHEMGHGLHQLLTQVGELGVAGINGVEWDAVELPSQFMENFCWEWARVQAMTAHVDSGEPLPRALFDKMVAAKNFQSGMATVRQLEFGLFDMQLHSGFDAAGDTVLALLDRVRAEVAVNLPPEWNRFPHQFSHIFAGGYGAGYYSYKWAEVLSADAYEAFEEAPDKVAETGARFRHEILARGGSRGAAENFRAFRGRAPRIDALLRHAGMAG